Below is a window of Impatiens glandulifera chromosome 2, dImpGla2.1, whole genome shotgun sequence DNA.
GATAACCAGTTCTCTACCCCCTTCACAGCTACTTTAGCCAATCTTACAATCGCCTCTAGAATTGCAGTTGACGCCATCGCCATCACCAAACCTTCTCCCCTTTCAAAGATGCAACCTTTATCGTTGCTATCTAAAACTTTACGCATTTTCCAATGTAATTGGCCAGAATTGGAGGATCCAATCGTGCTCAACAATCCATAGGGACTCCGAGTTGAATATTCTCGGTTGTAATATTTCCCCATCTGTTTTAACCAGACAAAcacaatttttaagaaaagaaGAGTAAGAGATGAGGAAGAAAATATTAGTGTTTGTTGACGTGGTTGTTGCAGTTGATgtaagattatttataagtagaaaaatatttgggtagagaagaaaatgaaaagtttgggtggagaagaaaatgaaaagtctgatttaattgcaagattttataattaatatttaatactaaattaatgagaattgaTTGTgggaggttttataattaatattttattatacgtttttgttggaggttttataattgatatttaatgaaaattttgaattaatattaatataatttaattaagaaaaatagagtaggagaattatttattaatatatgatgagCATTTTTTAtacattgttattattaaatataaaaataaatatgttatgtaatattatatattttaatataaaaattattaataaaataatattttatattattagtgtgaaaaaaaatataaatatctatatagtaaaaagagaaaaaaatactgaaatatatatattatgaaagaaatttatgtatataaatatgtatatatatatatatatattaggagagagaaactaattaaaataaataaattaggaaagagaaattactgATTTGTGGATGATTTAGGAAAGAGCGTGTAAAacacctccaacattttaaattaagcgttattagatatatatagattctaACAATAAGTTACATTCAAACATATTTTAGAATTGACCGAATTACTTATTAGGTTGAATTTAGatacttttttattaaactagCTCAAACTTTGACTTAAACTAGCTCATGACTTGTGTCATAAAAGATCAAAATATTACCATTTagttatttaatctaaatagaCAAAATATTCAGCCAAAATTTTGACGTAAAATTTTCGTTTTTCTAATTAGGTTATCATACtcttaaatgagatgatatttATAGACATTTTGAACgtacttttttaaattaaatattattttcaaaatttacacATTGTAAGTGGTTGAAattaattttggtaaaaaaaaagatttaagaaaatttgattagagttagattttgtatttattttacaaataacttcGTAACGACGTGTGTCTACCAATTTGAACGTATATGtgttttaaataaagtattttttcgAGATATATACGTTTAAAATTGTAGAATATGAGTtgaataacttaaaaaatttgtaatgtatgagaataattaaaaaaaaacaattactattttgtttttacaaatgtggtttattaattaagaaaagaaaattattacGTTAAAGTAAGAAGGCATGATTTTATTAGCGCgataaaatcttaaataattaaaattgtgataGTTGAAACCTCATATAACACAATTTAATGTTTGAgtctaatttgataaaaaaacgaTTTAAGTTTGACCCTTAAATAGTAAttgtgatttaaaatttaataaacaatcTGATTacaaataagaataataaactaaaatgaaTAACCATTTCGGGTTAACTATTAAAAATCGTTTAACTAGCCCTATTAGACAATCATAGTAAGATAACTTATTGTGTAacccttaattttattttatttttataaataatgcaTATATTAATAATGCAGGTCAAACCATTCACACCTTCAAATTATCAATGtcccttaattaaatatataatcataaaattgGGTCAATAAAAAGATTGGTAATCAAACAAAACTTactaattgaatataacaaataataataataataataatcaagatGGTATTTAGAATCGAGTTagttaaatgatataatttgatatgttgtatttaatatattatgcaaGGGGAGACAGGAATCCACCATACCAGACTGGACTGACTTTCATGGaaaaataagtattaaataCTAATTTAGATAAGCAAAGTGGACGTACAGCTAccatcaataaaatattatttaatccctttcccactttattttattttaacaaataaaagatCTAGGCCAATTTGGGAATCAATTTCTTTTGcccttttctctttttttttttctttaaaagttGTATTCTAAAGTCATGAGGATCAAGGAGAGTAGGATGAACTTTTCACATGGTTGCTCATCTTTCCATCTATGCATTATCTTGCTCATAATTGATTGGAGGACCCACTTATTGATGTTTGTGTatgttttctttaaaaataaataaaaattatttaaaccatttgaaaatgaaaaaatatatggCTCTATTGGgtttaagttataattttttttttttttatatatctcaatAACTTTGTAGTAGTTGTCTAGTGAATGGAACTATATGGGAATTGAGGCAAGTGGAAGAACCTTTTGGCTAGGGCCCGGGGTGGACCAAGATTTGGCCAACATTCATGAAACTTCAACTCTCTTTTTAAAATGTTTGGAAGTTAATGCACGGGTCATGGGTTTTGTTGGACTTTTTGGTTTAGCTAGTAGTCTATTGGCCAGTGCATTGGTAAAATCCATTGAAGAGTGAACCAACAATTGGATCCCTTTTTAAGGTCCACATTCATATGGATAGTCAATcaatttatcataattttaagtttattgatTCTATCAATCATGTTTGGAAATGggataatattgttttttcttcttcttggaatGTGTTGTTCGCGACGGTgatcttaattcttaatgtttGTTGAGATATTTAGTAGTGAAAAACGGGACGATgttcaaaaattaaagtaaatgaTTCTAATGGTAGGTTAAACAAGATCAAAGCTTGATCATATGGAAAGACCAGCTATAGGTTGGATTAAAGTCAATTGTTACGCGGCTATTTTAAACATTGGAAGCTTTTGCGACTTATGTTGTCCTAGACGACATAGGCTTTGTTTTatcaagttgttgttgaaggGTTGAAAAACAACAAGCAATCTTGAAGATGAAAAGGAAATATAGAAGAAACTACACAAACTTAGATCTTTTTGATCTGATCTGATTTGATCAGAGATCCAaccttttttaaattttatgactaaaTTGTGTTGTGTCAAACTAAAGTAAAACAAATAGTTACAtggaatttatttatgaatgagAAATCGATTCATCTAAGATAGATAGATGCATAAACATGAGTTCATTAcacaaatattattacattgaaaaacatatataattagtgtacataaaataataatgggTCATATATAATTAAGTCAATCATGCAGctctatcttcttctttttcttcatcagCATTATCACGATCATTACAACCAGAAGCTATGAGCAACAGCTGGAAGAAGAAGTAGTAGGAGATGTAACGCATGACATAATTTTTGGAAGAATTGGGCAAGAACAGAGGGATGAAAAGCAGTAAAATAATAGAAAGGAAGACGATTCCCATTATCAAAATGAGGTGCGACAACCACCCGAGGTTGGTAACTACTAAGGATACTCCGGCCAAAAATGCAGCGGACATAGTGGTTAAAGACACTCCCAGTAGCGGCATAGCCAAGTTTAGAGAAGAAAGTACCAAATGAACATCACCCAATTGAGCCCATATTAATGTAACAGCCACAATGATGGCGCTGTACATTGCTATGGTGTCACATATCACAAAGGCTTGAAAGGCCTGTTTATTCAGCATGGTCGCTTGTCCTAAAAATGGGTCGGATAGGGTATTATTGTAACCCCCGGGCATTGTGAAACCAGCTGCAAAGGTAACAGTTGCCACCAATGTTGACACCAAAAGAAGAGTGTTTACCCTATCATTGTAATCCACCTCCTTACTTTGTGCCACTTGATAATCATTTTGGATTCCTGAATCTACAATACTGGTATTATAAAGAGCTTTTGGATATTTGTTTGGCTTTCCTCCGGCAGATTTCAAAGCCACCCATGTTAGTCTCTGCAAACAAAACCAAATTAGTAACTAGTTAAATAagttttcttaataattaagaagGTACCTTTCGATATGAAGGCGATATTCCCCCAAATTCCTCGACTATATCCAAAGCAGTCATTCCATAATCATTGACGAGGTTTAATTCAACACCTTTATTCCATGTCAAACAACTTACTATACTAGGAAACCAATTCCTAGTTGCTAGATGAAGAGGCGTGTTCCCTTTACAGTCTTTCTGGTTTAAGAGAATTCCCAGCTCAGGATTCTCTAAAACATACTTGACAACATCAATCTTTCCGAACTTGGATGCAATGTGAAGGATGTTTTCTCCTTTCATTGTTAGCATCTCCCTAGTGTTAGGATATTCAACTAGTAACTTCTTCACTATTTCTACATGACCCTTCTGTGATGCGATATGGATAGGCAGTAAACCGTTGTTATCGTGTTCCAAAATGAATTCGGTGCATCGATTCAAAAAGAACTCAACACCTTTATAGTAGCCAACAGAGGCCGCACAATGGAGTGGAGTGCCACCATCTTCAGCATCTCTTGTATGAATCAATGAAGGTATTTTTTCACACAGCATCACTAACATGTCTGTATTCATTGCTTTAATTGCAGCATTAATAGGCGATTTTCCTGCAATTTTGATCTCATCTGGGTTTCTAGAAGCAAGGAGCTGCAACATTCTCCTTACGAGGGTAATCTGAGTAGCTGTTTCAATGGCAATATACAAAGGAGTTTTGCCATGTGTATTTGGATAACAAAATGGGACTTCATCGTCTGTTGAAATCAAGCAATTGACCATATCATGATGTTTAGCAATCAAGGCTTCATGAAGAGCAGTATTCCCATCTCTATTCGTCATCCTCAACATGAGATCAGGCTTTCGTCGGCCCTCGGTTAGTCCCGAATTACAATTAGGAGAGTCTTCCGCGAAACGGGATATGATATCGGCCGTTAATTTTTGTCCTGCTCTAGCAGCTACAATGAAAGGAGTGTCTCCCCTTTCGTTTCTTGTAACCAATAAATGAGGAAACTTGCAAGCCAAGTGTCCGGCCAAGTTATGATGGCCATATTCGGCGGCCAGGTGGAGGAAGGTGTTCCCTAGTGGCCGGGTGACCTGGTTCAGAATTGCGGTGACCGACGACGACAGACCCTTTTCGTTCGACACTCTGATCAATGTGCTGATGAATTTGTCTTGGTCGCCTTCGATTGTAGCCCTGTAGAGTTGGAGATCCATTACCATAATAACTATAGGATCGGGAGCGTTTAATATTCCTCCTTCCggggtattattattattattattatgatctTCTTCGAGGTCTGAATCTGAGGCCTGTATACTATCGCCATTAATACCATTCTGTTCTTGTTGTTGCTGCTGCCCTTGTTGGAGCAATTGAAGATTCCTCTCCGAGCGTCTACTTCTGTATCTATTCTCGAGTTCCAAATCTATACGTCCCATGTGAGATTATTATGGGATGGATTTCAATAGAGAAATAAGGAAGGAGGGAGAGAGAGAATCCAATCTCATTGCTAATTatccaaataaataattgatttgtttTATGTCAACTGAAGCTCAAAATACTCTAGATACCGCGCAGTGATCATGGAAAGAGAGactactttttcttttttaatacgGCCGTGTTTAATTGACTTgcttaataaactaaaataaaaattatatttcaactCAATTGAATCATCTATCCTCACTATGTAAGTTGACATTAGAATTAAgagaattcaattttaattttaattttaattttaattttaatttcaatttcaattaattaaaactttcttattaagaattgaaattaaaaataaaattttaataaaatttaatatagcgtaattttataattctcactTCAATTCTTTGTAAGTTGAAAttgtaattctaaattttatttttatgtttttttaaatgaaataatttaatattttattatttaaaatatgctttaaattttcaatcaataattatttttttgaatttagaattttaaaatatcgaataaatattttttaataagttaatattttgaactaatatatatatatattaatttaatagattaaCATGTTAAAcccatattttgtttttgaatttagaaaattaaaatatcaatatattttttttaaatctttaaaatatttatttttcaataaaaatcgaaacttaaaaaacatttaaatgcCTATCTTAATTGGTGATgtgaaatcaatattttaataaaatatataatatatattaaaattattttttaaaaatgagaattgagatttaattacaattatatagtttttccaaatataagaattcaattgtaattcaatgtcaacTCTCATGGAATTatattagaattccaatgccaaatgtgaatgccaattccaatttcacTTATCCAAACACACCTAAGACCTTGTTCGgtatgagtttttaaaaaaattcatacaaaatcaaacatcactTCACTCCTTTTTTATCCATCACATTAATccaatcattaaccaaaatactaaaataccctttatttaaaatttttattttattttatttatatatatcaataccatttaagtctttttaccaaaaataattatcatctGTTCAAAATCATccccaattattattttttctcaaacaaactctaaatgtttttttttattaaatttatttgttataaaaatacaatatttttaattttagtattttttaaacttttttaaaatgagttaattaaaattttttttttaaaaaaagtatatgtatattaaaaatgataaaagtcgTTTGAGCACAACCATAGAAACATGGTacgaagaaataaaaaaaacaaaaataaataaaaaacgttACTAAATAGGTTATCGAGCTCGCACGTACTTGAGAAGAATAATTAACTATTCGGACTCTACCAGTTTTCCGGAATGAATCTCAGAaagcatcataataataacattatgaatgatacataTCGGACGACTACTATCGGTGAAAGTTCGACAATTTCTATCtaaccaaattaaaatttaatttcataaagtttattataattaatttgaaattttatttcatttactaagaatttaatattttataattattattttgcttaACAATGTTCCATCAAAATTGTATATCAGCAcaatctttgttttttttttttgtgagggAATGTGTATGTGTATCTTAACTTAGTATGTTATTCCCGTAAAAGTTATTTGTAGTTTATTAgacatattttcttaataaaacattataatctctAAACTTAATCACATCctttctatttataattttagtttttccttttaattataactctagatctaaaatattttattacttttacaaaatttaaaagattgtgttttcattcaaattaaatCTCACACAATACAAGttatttatagatatatttataattttttaagtaaaattttatagaaAATCATATTTACAATGATTTTCTTATTTGAGACTCCAcacctttttttttcaaacactaAAGCAAGactataacataaattttaaacatcctccaaacataaataaaataaattaaaatttgtatgtAAAATTGAACATATTTACTTTAACAAAAACAcactaaaatttatatagtataaatGCATGTgattcttaataattaaataataaaaataattaactatttaaattgaaacaatattttataaaaagaaattgataaaatattccttaaaaaataagttttttatttaaataaatacataaacaattataaaagttgaagagaAATGATCGTATAAACaacaaaaattcaattattagtacaatgtttaaattttatgtcaaaaaataactaaaaacaatattattagttatttacaTTGACTTACAATAATTAAGATGTCAAAATCAACAACTatgtaaacaaaattaatttaagttaagtttataaatttctcacattattattttttattttttatagcaGTAATAAtccattataaataaaactaatttctTACTATAATAccaaatacaaaaaaattacCAACTAACAAAAGAACGTGATCTTTTTATCCTTATAAATTTGAAAGCTTAACTATTGGACATAAATTTTGCACCTCCTATTTTCAAGCCATAAACTACCGAACAACTCAATAAGTTTTGTTCCACAGGACCACATATAATTGACTCCCTCCACGCTTCTCATACCACTTGCCTTGGTTTTCCTGTAATACTCGTAAATGACACCCTTTACTTCTCCTCACACCTTAGGTTGGAGACGGCCACATGAGGTCTCCTAATCCAAAATGAGCTTTATCTTCCCAACGGCCTACATGATGATATTATAATGACGAGAAACAGACATGCATGCCTCTAGCCCTCCATTCTTTGCTAGCATTATCCGAACCATGATGCTCAAACTCTGCGGACTTGGTAGCTCTATTTGCATTGCCATATCTTTGGTGAGAGTCCAACAAACGGACAGCTcctccattcttttctatcacTTGCTACTCAATCTCATCTACTGATTTTTAATGCCCGATTAACAATTTACTCGGTCCATCCTtctaatttcttcaaattttgttgaCTTTGAGTTTCTTCAACCATCCTATTTTACGCTTACCTAAGAAGAATGGTCACTCTCAATCTTATTCTatatgcaatatatatatatataattttttttttttaaattacaaaaaacTGTCTAACTACAATGTTACACATAAATGAATTGCACATATTAATTTTACAAGAATAAAACCAAACATCACTAAATGTGTCGTTCACTTTGGATAAAATAACCTCATTTGTcacatcaaatatatatatatatatatatatatatatatatatatatatatataaaatgatttttaaaattcaaactcaGAATCATCaatgtcaaatattttattttctctcttttttaattaattttttttaatatatatatatatatatatataatatgatgcttagtaataaatattagagaaatgattaggcgAGGAAATTTGgtaagagaatttggtgagTGAATGAAttgacataatcttattcgccgaaaaaaatcaaataatttctctcttttctctctttcctcccacttttatattttccaaccaatgaaggtgatgccaagtcattctctcaccaaattccctctctctatcactcctctaaatattaaatacaaaatatatatacatacacaaaataataaaattatttcaataatttcaagtggtctaatggttaaagtATTCACATTTCATACTTAATACTAAGTTTGAATCCTAAAACatgcaaattaaaatttttaagaaTGCGTTTTTGACTATAATGTATGGTGGcccaacttttaaacaaatgatacgAGACATCTAAAATTGTGAGTTtgaaattagtggttgatttgacaagtatttgaaagtgtgaggtcacgagatggagatcaagtggtgggtggtttgtctaatgtgaggtcgaaattagtggttagtttgacgaacatttgaaagtaaggtcacaagatggagATCGAGTGctgattagtggttggtttgacgttggataagaggtctATGATCAATTGGGAtttgttgttgatttgttgaagtaagagtaaaagagaggtcgaGTAAGATTGATGAGTCGAGGGATAAatatgcatatgaaaaagtgtgagtcacaaaattAGAGTCAGTAGGTGGTTTCTAAGGGGATAAAgaagcatatgaaaaagtgaagtcacaagatgatgatcaattggGGGGTTAGTgattgagtttgacgagagataagaagtatgtcatcaattgaggtcgactaagattgatgagtgGTTTACCGATGGAATAAAAAGACATGAAAAattgtgagtcacaagatgatggtcaattaaGAGATTATGTAGGTGCCGaggggataaaatatatgttaacattaagtttaagattaaacttaatttttataacctAAAagcaattttaaattatttagattaataatattaattttatttaaaatatttataaataaataatcaattaactaCTTATAATTAATTGCAAAGCATTGTTTGAATTCACAGCAAAGgaaaattcatttatcaaaaaattttgCTACACTTTTCTAATCTATGACAAAttcattactttaattttattctagAGGTAATACACATTTATCTTCAATCTtgaagaataatataaaatttcaacaatctcagGTTCAACACTAAATATGATTGATAAATCCATCTAAGATGCAGAAAAGTTATCCAATTCATAACACAATTAACACATTGAAACAAATATAAGCAAGCACTGAaccataattaattagaataa
It encodes the following:
- the LOC124926863 gene encoding protein ACCELERATED CELL DEATH 6-like; the protein is MGRIDLELENRYRSRRSERNLQLLQQGQQQQQEQNGINGDSIQASDSDLEEDHNNNNNNTPEGGILNAPDPIVIMVMDLQLYRATIEGDQDKFISTLIRVSNEKGLSSSVTAILNQVTRPLGNTFLHLAAEYGHHNLAGHLACKFPHLLVTRNERGDTPFIVAARAGQKLTADIISRFAEDSPNCNSGLTEGRRKPDLMLRMTNRDGNTALHEALIAKHHDMVNCLISTDDEVPFCYPNTHGKTPLYIAIETATQITLVRRMLQLLASRNPDEIKIAGKSPINAAIKAMNTDMLVMLCEKIPSLIHTRDAEDGGTPLHCAASVGYYKGVEFFLNRCTEFILEHDNNGLLPIHIASQKGHVEIVKKLLVEYPNTREMLTMKGENILHIASKFGKIDVVKYVLENPELGILLNQKDCKGNTPLHLATRNWFPSIVSCLTWNKGVELNLVNDYGMTALDIVEEFGGISPSYRKRLTWVALKSAGGKPNKYPKALYNTSIVDSGIQNDYQVAQSKEVDYNDRVNTLLLVSTLVATVTFAAGFTMPGGYNNTLSDPFLGQATMLNKQAFQAFVICDTIAMYSAIIVAVTLIWAQLGDVHLVLSSLNLAMPLLGVSLTTMSAAFLAGVSLVVTNLGWLSHLILIMGIVFLSIILLLFIPLFLPNSSKNYVMRYISYYFFFQLLLIASGCNDRDNADEEKEEDRAA